The genomic stretch tgcaggttccacgttggcgccggaatctccggtgttgcgccgcactacatcccgccgccatcaaccttcaacgtgcttcttgactcctactggttcgattaaaccttggtttcttactgagggaaacttgccgctgtgcgcatcacaccttcctcttggggttcccaacggacgtgtcaactacacgcatcaagcaaatttctggcgccgttgccggggaaatcaagacacgctgcaaggggagtctccacttcccaatctctttactttgtttttgtcttgctttattttatttactactttgtttgctgcattatatcaaaacacaaaaaaattagttgctagctttactttatttactgtcttgcactctatatcaaaaacacaaaaaaattagttacttgcatttactttatctagtttgctttatttactactgctaaaatggtcacccctgaaaatactaagttgtgcgacttcacaaccacaaataataatgatttcttatgcacacctattgctccacctcgctactacagcagaattctttgaaattaaacccgctttactcgaatcttgttatgcgagagcaattttctggtgttagttccgatgatgctgctgcccatctcaataattttgttgaattgtgtgaaatgcaaaagtataaagatgtagatggtgatattattaaattgaaattgtttcttttctcattaagaggaagagctaaagattggttgctatctctgcctaagaatagtattgattcctggactaaatgcaaggatgcttttattggtagatattatccccctgctaaaattatatctttgaggaatagcataatgaattttaaacaattggataatgaacatgttgctcaagcttgggaaagaatgaaatctttggttaaaaattgccccccatggactgactacttggatgatcatccaaaccttctatgcaggactaaatttttcttcgcggaatttattggattcagctgctggaggcacctttatgtccatcaccttgggggcggctacaaagcttcttgataatatgatggttaattactctgaatggcacacggaaagagctccacaaggtaagaaggtaaattctgttgaagaatcctcttccttgaatgataagattgatgctattatgtctatgcttgtgaatgataggactaatgttgatcctaataatgttccgttagcttcattggttgctcaaaattctaggccatatcctgctaatggtaattcttatggtagatatgtttcacctaatgaggaaaagatgttagaaattgaaagatccaccaagagctttatgcaatcacaatatgagcaaaataaattgtttactaaaactatgaatgaacaatctgccttgttgaagaatataggaaatcaacttgaaaatctgaatatggagatttacgggttgcaaactaaacttgcaaatgctgaaaaccgaatctcatacatgtctgcgtcacaatcttctttaattaataaaatggctgctaaacccgaggatattgaaaataaaattgttactacagcaaatgccatccaagttagaattaatgagaatataagactaatggctgaactgcgtgctaggtgggatagagaagaaaatgaaaaactagctaaagagaaaaatgtagctaaagtttggactattaccaccacaagtaatgttgattcctcacatgttgctgcacctcctactattaatgataaaataattagcgttggcaatgtttctactcctagtgcaaagcgcgcaaaattacctgaaactgctaaaactgctgaaactgcctctgataaaactgctgaaattttttccaaccttggggatgataatcccattgctttagattgtaatgatttagattttgatgatttccacatctctgaagttataaagttcttacaaaaacttgctaagagtcccaatgctagcgctgtaaacttggctttcacaaaacatattacaaatgctctcataaaagctagagaagagaaactaaaacttgaaacttctattcctagaaagctagaggatggttgggagcccatcattaaaatgagggtcaaagattttgattgtaatgctttatgtgatcttggtgcaagtatttctgttatgcctaagaaagtctatgatatgcttgacttgccaccattgaaaaactgttatttggatgttaatctcgctgataatgctaaaaagaaacctttggggagagttgataatgttcatattatggttaacaataaccttgtccccgttgattttgttgtcttggatattgaatgcaatgcatcttgccccattatattgggaagaacttttcttcgaaccgttggtgctactattgatatgaaggaaggtaatattaaatatcaatttcctctcaagaaaggtatggaacacttccctagaaagagaatgaagttaccttatgattctattattagaactaattatgatgttgatgcttcatctcttgataatacttgatttacactttctgcgcctagctgaaaggcgttaaagaaaagcgcttatgggagacaacccatgtttttactacagtatttttgttttatatttgagtattggaagttgtttactactgtagcaacctatccttatcttagttttgagttttgttgtgccaagtaaagtctttgatagtaaagtaaatactagatttggattactgcgcagaaacagatttctttgctgtcacgaatctgggtctaattctctgtaggtaactcagaaaattatgccaatttacgtgagtgatcctcagatatgtacgcaactttcattcaatttgggcattttcatttgagcaagtctggtgcctcaattaaatccatctttacggactgttctgttttgacagattctgccttttatttcgcattgcctcttttgctatgttggatgaatttctttgatccattaacgtccagtagctttatgcaatgtccagaagtgttaagaatgattgtgtcacctctgaacatgttaatttttattgtgcactaaccctctaatgagttgtttcgagtttggtgtggaggaagttttcaaggatcaagagaggagtatgatgcaatatgatcaaggagagtgaaagctctaagcttggggatgccccggtggttcacccctgcatattctaagaagactcaagcgtctaagcttggggatgcccaaggcatccccttcttcatcgacaacattatcaggttcctcccctgaaactatatttttatcccgtcacatcttatgcgctttgcttggagcgtcggtttgtttttgtttttatttgaataaaatggatcctagcattcactgtatgggagagagacacgctccgctgtagcatatggacaagtatgtccttaggctttactcatagtattcatggcgaagtttcttcttcgttaaattgttatatggttggaattggaaaatgctacatgtagtaattctaaaatgtcttggataatttgatacttggcaattgttatgctcatgtttaagctcttgcatcatatatttgCACCTATTAATAAATAAGCATaaccttgctaatttggtttcatatttggtttctctgatTAAATGtctattgttttttatttttttttgggggggggggggggggggNNNNNNNNNNNNNNNNNNNNNNNNNNNNNNNNNNNNNNNNNNNNNNNNNNNNNNNNNNNNNNNNNNNNNNNNNNNNNNNNNNNNNNNNNNNNNNNNNNNNgcttgatctccaaataatcatgaaacatgcaaaatagatgaaataacataagtattgtgtcccaatatgaaatatatcaatgaataacagcaaattatgatataaaatagtgatgcaatttggacgtatcagtgcgccacaaaattaagctatttttgtggcgcactgtgcctggtgcgccacaaaacaacTTTCTGTGACGCATttttggctggtgcgccacagaactaagatctcacctataagacttttcctactagtgacacgTGTCATTTTTGCTCCAGGCAGCAAAAAACGGACTCTTTTTTTGCTTCATTGTAGAAAAAACGATTCGCTTAGGAAAGAAAAAAAGACTGACTCGTCGAAGACGTTGTAGGAAAAAAAAAGTGATACTGTAGCAAAAACCGACATCGGTAGAGACATAGACGGAGGCTTCGCCAGAGACCTCGCCGGTGATCTCACTGGAGACCAAGTAGCAAACCTCGTCGAAGATGTTGTAGCAAAAAATATTGTACCATTATAAAAAAACTACAAAACGGTCGTAGCATTTAAAAATACTGAAAGCATCATcaagtttttttttgcaaagaatagTTTTATAATTTAGCACCAAATTGGATAAATCTGGCTGGTAGCATCATAGGCTGCCCATTAATAGCAGCATTGCCTAACAATTGCAGCACCACCGATCCCCTGGACAATAGCATCACTGACCCCCTTGATGGTAGCAACATTGTCATTCTTTTGCAGTGATCGACGCTCGGGGCTGCATCCATTtggccgatgaggaggaagacggCACACATATGTTAGCGCGATCGACGGCGAGGTTCCCCCGATGACCTCGGCCTCGGGAGGAGGATGCCACATGCGGGGCCATGGGAAGTAGAGGAGGCTATGGGAGGTCAAGGACGCCGCGCCAGCACCGGAGCAGGAGTATAAAGATTTGGAATATAGATGTCTTGCCCATGTTTAATCCCTTCTTACGTTGTACTTCTTTTCGAGTCAAAGAAACAAAGTTTCTTAAAAGATCTATTATATGAACAAATGTTAGGAAAAAATCTCAATGTAGAATCTTGCTTACGAATCATTTATATCTTACGTACACGTTTTCTTAATTATCCATAGTACTTGTTCCTTTACCATTATGCAAGATGTATAAATTCAATTCAGcatatgggagcatatgctcctaccaccgggaaaaaatattttgaaatgtaaAAAAATTCGAAATACGCATCGACATTCTATGTGCGCACTCAAGTCTTGCGAAAAAACCtttgtgacttgtgtgaaaaagataaaaaaaacgtCACATAGATAACTTTTTTTTACACCAAAATTCATCTTTTGTACACATGATActaaaaatgtcggttttctgtggAACGACTTTGTAAGACTGTTAAATTTCGAGATGTGCCCACTAAATTTTGTGTCCGAATATTTTAACATTTCGAAAGTGTATTTAAAAGGAAacttaaaaaccgggagcatatgctcccaggtgccaaaacatcactcgccTTTACTCTTATGTATATTataattttatgtttcttttactTCATATGATTATTGCTTGTTGTTATTATTTACTTATCTATGAACCATCGTATATACTTTGAGTAGAAATTACCTTAATTCTACATTGTGTATCTATTAACAGCAAACTACAAAGCCTATTTagttatcacctttatgctcgagaACGAACATATGTTAAGCTTGTGGATGTTGATACATGTAAAATGCATCTACTCCCTCCTCCCACGAAACATGTATGAAATTTTTGTAAATTTAgacgtatctagacactaaatagtagtTTTATTTACCTctgaattttgacaaatctcccACAACTTTCAtgcgacggagggagtatgttattTCTAATTTAATGTGTTATATTACATTATATTTGTATCATATTATGAGTTAATTATTACCTTGATTTCaggaattttccaaaaaatcaacTTTAATTTGGTTCTAATTCTGTGTGGCAGAAAATCATTGTCTCActagtattttttatttttcaggagcttaaaaactcaaaaaaaaagTCAAGTTCAGATATCACACTTCcgaatttttgataaagatctaCCAAGACAAAGTGAGCCAACAACACACAAAGAGGCTGCAAATGGGGGCCCATGGCGTGGCCAGATACCCTGGCCGTGCTAGACTGCCAGTAGACCTATCTGGGGTCTAGAGCTCCCCTTCCTTGCATCCATTTTTGTGCCGATCTCTTCATCTAGTCCTAAAACCATATATAAAAAGAGCTTTGATTGCAATATCCCTACTGGCATCATTGCTTTTAATTTTTATATACATGGCCTGGTAGCCTTTTATGTTCCTACTCAAGGTTCTTGATGTTGAGATGTAAATCTGAATCTCAAATAAGTGAATGCAGTGATTCTATTCTTATGCATTTGTTCTAATAAACACAATCGTGATGGTATCATCACCTTCTCAAACGAGAGGAGGCAACTAGATGCTTGGCCTATCTCAACTCCCAGAACCTACCAAACAAGATCTTAACTCAGCGCAATTTAGCTTCTACAAGACACCAAACACATGTTTGACCAAATGTGAAGAAAAAGCATGTAAATATCCGCAACATGAAACAAACATATTATGAGGATATATTTTACGATGAATCTACGTACTAATATTGATTTGGTATCATAAATACTTATATTTGTTTTCTATAACATCGGTCGAACTTAGAGGATGTTGATTTTTGAGTAAATTTGTACTGTATGTCTTATTCGTTGGAATGAAGGAAGTATGGATTGAAAACTTGCTGCATCGAGATTGCATTATTCAAATCTATCTTTAAAAGTTGCAAAAAAAACATTAGCACGAAGTAAGTATAATATTTTTTGAGAGCAAGTAAGCATGATTTTGATGGGGCATCTTTATCCTTTAGTAGTTCCATAGGTTTCCCTAAGGGTGCTGCAACAAACAACTTGATAAACCTTGGGCAGATGGATGACcaattggattttttttttgaaaagttgaTCAACCAGTAAATGAAAATCAATCGTCATTTTTTCCTTCATACTCCAGAATATTCCATccgggccttggagaaacactaGAAAATCTATCTAGTAGACCGCTGAACAATCCGGAAAGGAAAACAACAAGTCAAATCGTCACGGCTTGGAGTTGGAGTGTGGGACACGCGGGGCCGTTTCTCCCGTCGCCGATTCGCCGCCGACCGTGTACGTCAACACTTTGCCGAGCTTTGCTACAACGGCAGTTCCAGCCGTCCACGCAAAGTAGTTCCAGTGTTAAAACCACCGCGCGCGGCAGGCTCCAGCGAGCCGTCCGATCCAGATTCCGACGCTCCTCCTCCCTTCTCCCCGCCCgtcccgccgtcgccgtcgccgtcgccgtcgccgtcgccgtcgccgtcgccgtctactcctccaccaccaccaccaccgaccgCCTCAATCCCTTTCCCTATCTCACTATCTCTATCCCGGTCGCCGCGCTTTCTCTTCTCCTCATACACACCTACTGCTCCTCTCCGCTTCCATGGCTGCCGACGGCGACGCCCCCGCCGAGCTCGACAGCGCCACCCGCCGCGACGAGGCCGCAGCCAAGCCGCTCCTCTCCCCGCCCTCCGCGGCCCCCGCCGCCGCACCCACGGCCGGGGCGCCGGAGACCCTCGAGGAGCTGGACCGGAGGTACGCGCCGTACGCGCGGCGGGACGCCTACGGGCCGATGGGCCGCGGGCCCCTGgggccggcggaggcggcgcggctggccGTCGCCGCGGCCCTGCTCCTCCCGCTCCGGGTCGTGGCCGCCGTGCTCCTGCTCGTCGCCTACTACCTCGTCTGCCGCGTGTGCACGCTcggggtggaggaggagcgccAGGGGGCCGAGGGCCCGGGGGACGGCTACGCGCGCCTCCGGGGATGGAGGCGGGACGCCGTCGTGCGCTGCGGCCGCAACCTCGCGCGCGCCATGCTCTTCGTCTTCGGCTTCTACCGGATCCGCGTGGACCACCGCCGCGTCGCCCATGCCGAGGTACCAAACTCTAATCTCGATTCTAGCTCTTCTTCCCAGTGTACCTAGCTACTTTCTGTTGCTTGCTTCATACTAGTCGTCGATACCTTGCAACGGAAGAACGGGATGTCATGCGAGGccggcctagttgttcatgcttgTGCTGCTTGTATTGTCTGACGGAGTTGGAAACACACATTCACGGGCACGTCAACGTGTAGGATTTGTCTTTGTTTCTGCCTAAGTTGATACCTGCTTCCCCGGTCTAGATCAGAAAATAAACTTGTTCTAGCATATGCACTTATTTCAACTTGAATACTTGCTTCCACCCGTGACATTATGCATGAGGTGCACATGTTACTACATACTCTGTTTTAGATACTAGCTATTGGTGGTCATGGAGTTATCATTTGTAGATTAATAAATACTACTCActccgttccaaaataagtgtcgcaactttatctagatgatatggatgtatctaaaccTAAAATTTCTTCTCGAATTCAGACAAAACCGTGACTCTTATTTTGGAACGGAGCTAGAAAGATCCAAATTATACTGTGCTGGACCTGTTGGTTATTTGGAGTAGTGCTCATTCGTGGCTTTGTTCAAGGTCCTTGGTCAACCTCCAGTAAGCGAGAATGGATCAGGACAAAGTGAATTTATTTCCCTTTCTAGTAACATAACAGATTGAGGTTATTTCTTGTTCAAGATAGATGCGGATTTTGAATGATTGGGGTTCGTTCCATAGTACTACATCTGCCTAGTGCACGAGAAATACTACACCTGTATACAATTTTGATGAAACAATACAAATTACTACATTGTTTATGCTTCATGCCTGATGGTAGATGGTTAATTATGGATTTTTTCGATAACAGTTTACATGTAACCTTATTTGGATACGGAATATTGCATGTTATTGCTTTTGTGTCTATTATATTCAACTAGGGACGCTTTATTTCTTTCAGGACGAGGATACTGGCAAGTCTGAATATTTGGGAAGACCAGGGGCAATTGTATCTAATCATGTATCACATTTGGATATTCTGTATCACATGTCATCTTCTCTTCCAAGTTTTGTTGCTAAGGTACCACAGTTATGTTGTAATGTTGATTTTATTCATTCGGTTTCTCAAGAATTATGTCCTCAGAAATCAGAATGTGTTGATTTTGACATGCTTGTTTTTGCACATGATGGCTGTCCTCATTGAAGAGATCAGTGGCCAGATTGCCCCTAGTTGGTCTCATAAGGTAATAACATTCTCTTGCTGTGTGGATCACACGTTTTAGACTTTCTAGTTAGAAGCTTGCAACATTGTATTTTAGTGGATAATATGACAAAACAACAGTTTATGGAGTATTTATTACTAAACTGAATTTATAGCATGACCTTCTGTTGCGATGCAGCAAATGCATGGGTTGTATTTTTGTTCAGCGAGAGTCTAAAGCTTCGGATTTCAAAGGTGTTTCAGGTATACGTTGATGTGTGACCTTAAGTGAACATGCTTACATTCTTTTGCCTCTGCTGTGCATTATTTTTCTCATCCTCATGGTTCAACTTCGGAAGATGACTTATAGTAGTAAACTAGTTATGCAATTTATACCCAGAGAATTATTATATTTTACATGATAAATCTTCACAAACTGACGAGTGTCAACAAGTAAAATCCTGTTCATAGTTATTATTGCGGTGTCCTTTCAATATAGGCATGTCATTCTTTAACCACTAATTATTTGACTAGTATGTCATTAACCTACTGGAGATGGCTAGGTGCAATATGATTGCAACATGGAAGCTTATAGGTGGATTAGGAGCAAGGTACTAGCTCTATTAACTAGTACTTCGtctgtcccataatataagatgttattacagcaAATATACTCATATGTTGGTTGTAAGatcatcttatattatgggacggaGGAGGTAAAATTTATCTTAATaggaaaaaataaaagataaTTCCATAAAATCACTACAGTGGTTAAAGATTGAATGTTTTCATGGTGGTAGGTAAACCAGAAACTATCAAACACAAAGCATTATCTGTTGACTAAGAAATTCTGAACAGTAAAAAATCTCTGCACGGCCGAGATAAATTTGGCATGTTTGTAATAGCATCCTTATAGTATGGAGTGGTATTATCTAATGCGTAATCGAAGTTAAGCTAAGCAACATCAATTATTCTTAGATGGTATTGTTAGACTTTTCAGTCTAGGGACTATATTGTTGCCATTTTGGAGTGATGGACCATAggtgcaaattttttttttaaatagctACTGTAAGCAGATTTGGCACTCCAATACATAATAATTGGCTTGTTTTTCGTGGTCAGGGTTGTTCTAACACAGTAGCCTACATTCTATTTTGCTTGTTCTGCTTTCTAACTTATATCGCGCAGGTGCTGTAACTGAAAGAATCCAGCGAGCTCATAGACAAAAAGACTCTCCAATGATGCTACTCTTTCCTGGTTGGTGCATAATAATACTTTCTTCTTCGTTAGATTTTGTACATATGGACAGTAATGACTATTTCGAGTTTATTGTTCGTTTATGACACATATTTGAATGGCTAGTAGCCTGGTATATTTTTTCTCATCTTGTGGAATATATAATGCTTGTTCACAATACCTTGTAACTGCATATATTATGTGACCTGTATTATTTTGATCTTGTTCTTATTCTGGGATTACAATCACATCTTAATATCAGGATCTTGTGTCTATATTTGATTTGTAAGTCGTAGATTACTTTTGCGTGATGATTTTATATTATTCAATTGGTTTTCTGTTTGTATTTGGCTTGTTTTATCATaattgtttcttcaatattttctgTTTATCTTTTCAAATTTTGTACAACCTATTTTAGTACTTGTATATTTGTGCTCAAAACCAAAATTGTGGAACTGTGTACTATGGTCCAAGAACACATGGAATTAGTCATTCCGTAAATCTGTCTCCGCTTTATTGGTGTAGTTTTGTATTCATCTTATACAATTGACTGAATTCCTATTGTAGAGGGTACAACTACAAATGGGGACTATCTCCTTCCGTTCAAGACAGGAGCCTTTCTTGCAAAAGCACCAGTACGGCCAGTCATTTTAAGATACCCATACAAGAGATTTAGTCCAGCATGGGACTCCATGGATGGGGTAAGTGTCACTTGGAAGTCTATGCATACTTGTAGTTGTCAGTTCCAAATGCCTACAATGAGCGCATGTATGAACCATACACTGAAGGAATTGATCTTATTAGAATTGATGTTGTCCACTAAAATAACATTGATCGATATCATCTTATGTATGTTCATTTCATTAGTGCATAAGTTTAGGACATTTCATTAATGAACTTCTGTTTAGCTTCTTTGTTTCCCAGTGTTGTTGCTTTCTTTTCGTAAAGGAATATTTTGTTTCTTTCACCCAAAACAGTTAAAGTAACAGTGATACATATAAAATTACATGATGGGCAGTTGACCTCAGAAAACTAACAGCTCAGACTATCTATGAGATAATACCCTGGATATAGCATTTTTTCAGAATGTTTGTAATGTGTATCTCTAATGGTTCTTGTGTTTCTCCAACTGATTCCTAAATCCTAATGTTACTTTTCTGTAGTTACTCGAACTGATTGCAGCTGATACTCTTATATCGTTAGTTGTTAATTATATGAATGGGTACTTTCATTTGTGAGTTCAAGTATCGCTTTAACTTCACTAAAACTTTCAGGCACGCCATATATTGCTGCTCCTTTGTCAGTTTGCAAACTATCTAGAGGTTGTCCATTTGCCTGTGTACTATCCTTCTGAGCAAGAAAAAGACGATCCAAAGCTGTATGCAAGTAATGTACGGAAATTGATGGCAGTGGAGGTACATATTTCATCTTTCTTAATTTATAGAATGGTCTCTCACCTTCcatatttgttgttaatccttcgTAGTCTCTGATTTTTAACTTAAGTACTGTACTACCATATATTGATATTACCCTTACTTCCATTCTTCAGGGAAATTTGATTCTTTCAGATCTTGGACTAGCGGATAAGAGAGTGTACCATGCAGCCCTGAATGGTAATAGTCTACCTAGTGCCTTACATCATAAAGATGATTGAAATGTATTACCGTTGCACTCTGTATACCGACAGCTGAGTGGCCTGCTTGTAACAATA from Lolium rigidum isolate FL_2022 chromosome 4, APGP_CSIRO_Lrig_0.1, whole genome shotgun sequence encodes the following:
- the LOC124706748 gene encoding lysophospholipid acyltransferase LPEAT1-like; the encoded protein is MAADGDAPAELDSATRRDEAAAKPLLSPPSAAPAAAPTAGAPETLEELDRRYAPYARRDAYGPMGRGPLGPAEAARLAVAAALLLPLRVVAAVLLLVAYYLVCRVCTLGVEEERQGAEGPGDGYARLRGWRRDAVVRCGRNLARAMLFVFGFYRIRVDHRRVAHAEDEDTGKSEYLGRPGAIVSNHVSHLDILYHMSSSLPSFVAKRSVARLPLVGLISKCMGCIFVQRESKASDFKGVSGAVTERIQRAHRQKDSPMMLLFPEGTTTNGDYLLPFKTGAFLAKAPVRPVILRYPYKRFSPAWDSMDGARHILLLLCQFANYLEVVHLPVYYPSEQEKDDPKLYASNVRKLMAVEGNLILSDLGLADKRVYHAALNGNSLPSALHHKDD